In Colletotrichum higginsianum IMI 349063 chromosome 3, whole genome shotgun sequence, a genomic segment contains:
- a CDS encoding CobW/HypB/UreG: MAPIPITIITGFLGSGKTTLILNLLPQLKAANPSYKLALLKNEFGDLAVDSQLASSNAISGVQELLNGCICCNLVGQLSVALAELHSTVHPDRIVIETSGSAFPATLALEVNRLARETGNYTLDGVISVIDTENWKGYEDTSYTARIQAKYTDLIVFNKWELCSEDRFDEVLDRVGDLEVDIPWVKSKKGWVGADLVFGVDGGLAQGLTEDHTQDHEHEGESHSHDHQTEVEVLSVELKGSKDAAVNADKLQSLLRTAPKDEVYRIKAVLTASSTVRDSDEDAQIPTPPHPKSRYILNWAFGRWTFTPIAEGNAEHASSEGALLRMTMILGRYESNKWKKKLETGSFLEVEGGEGELVVSKIL; the protein is encoded by the coding sequence ATGGCGCCGATTCCtatcaccatcatcaccggtTTCCTCGGTTCCGGCAAGACGACGCTGATTCTCAACCTCCTCCCCCAGCTTAAGGCCGCGAACCCGTCGTACAAGCTTGCTCTCCTCAAAAACGAGTTCGGGGACTTGGCCGTTGACTCGCAGCTGGCCTCCTCCAACGCCATCTCGGGCGTGCAGGAGCTTCTCAACGGCTGCATCTGCTGCaacctcgtcggccagctgagcgtcgccctcgccgagctgcacTCGACTGTCCACCCTGACCGCATCGTCATCGAGACGAGCGGCTCCGCATTCCCCGCGACCCTGGCCCTTGAGGTCAATCGTCTCGCACGCGAGACGGGCAACTACActctcgacggcgtcatcaGCGTCATCGACACTGAAAACTGGAAGGGCTACGAGGACACGAGCTATACGGCGCGCATCCAGGCCAAGTACACGGACCTGATAGTCTTCAACAAGTGGGAGCTCTGCTCTGAGGACCGTTTCGACGAGGTTCTCGACAGGGtgggcgacctcgaggtTGACATCCCATGGGTCAAGAGCAAGAAGGGCTGGGTCGGTGCCGatctcgtcttcggcgtGGATGGAGGCCTTGCGCAAGGCCTGACGGAGGACCACACGCAAGACCACGAACACGAGGGGGAAAGCCACTCGCACGACCACCAgaccgaggtcgaggttCTATCGGTCGAGCTGAAAGGGtccaaggacgccgccgtcaacgcgGACAAGCTGCAGAGCCTGCTGCGCACCGCGCCGAAGGACGAGGTGTACCGCATAAAGGCTGTTCTGACCGCGTCGTCTACGGTGAGGGACTCTGACGAGGATGCCCAGATTCCCACGCCACCTCACCCTAAGTCGCGGTATATTCTTAACTGGGCGTTCGGTCGGTGGACTTTCACGCCCATCGCCGAGGGCAATGCCGAGCATGCTTCAAGTGAAGGAGCTCTTCTGCGCATGACCATGATCCTGGGGAGATACGAGAGCAACaagtggaagaagaagctcgagacCGGCTCgttcctcgaggtcgagggtggcgagggcgagtTGGTGGTTTCGAAGATCCTATGA